The proteins below are encoded in one region of Bifidobacterium catenulatum DSM 16992 = JCM 1194 = LMG 11043:
- the hemW gene encoding radical SAM family heme chaperone HemW translates to MFEVYIHVPFCMRRCGYCDFNTYTAVDMGEGASRGNYANMVIREMSIVRDWQIAHGIDEPEAATVFFGGGTPTILKASDLVAMLNAVRDTWGIAENAEITTEANPDTVNADYVKELANGGFNRISFGMQSAVPSVLKILDRTHTPANVAAGIAVANAVGMRSSVDLIYGAPGESLDDWRASVRTAIDLGVNHISAYALTVAPNTKMGRQIAAGTLPTPDDDDEATKYEIADDLLSAAGLEWYEISNWARPGYESQHNLGYWRNIDWAGLGPGAHSHYGNVLDVEQSTPKEKTETVKTSGLRSWDIAHPRMWGQAINAGDMPWSGSERISNEENLEEIIMLGLRIREGLDLSLLGNTVDMARIQPMEDEGLIVIRDGRVIPTRTGRLLNDTVIERFFDACSL, encoded by the coding sequence ATGTTCGAAGTCTACATTCATGTGCCATTCTGCATGCGTCGCTGCGGTTATTGTGATTTCAACACGTATACCGCCGTCGACATGGGGGAGGGCGCATCGCGCGGCAACTACGCCAACATGGTGATTCGCGAGATGTCGATCGTTCGCGATTGGCAGATCGCGCACGGCATTGACGAACCGGAAGCGGCCACCGTCTTCTTCGGTGGTGGCACGCCCACGATTCTGAAAGCCTCAGATCTGGTGGCCATGCTGAATGCCGTGCGCGATACGTGGGGCATTGCCGAGAACGCGGAAATCACCACCGAAGCGAATCCGGACACGGTGAACGCCGATTATGTGAAAGAATTGGCGAACGGCGGATTCAACCGCATCTCTTTCGGCATGCAGTCGGCCGTGCCAAGCGTGCTGAAAATATTGGATCGTACGCACACTCCGGCCAATGTGGCGGCAGGAATCGCCGTGGCAAATGCTGTCGGCATGCGTTCCAGCGTGGATTTGATTTACGGTGCGCCGGGGGAGAGCCTTGATGATTGGCGTGCTTCCGTACGCACGGCGATCGATTTGGGCGTCAACCATATTTCGGCATATGCGTTGACCGTTGCGCCGAACACGAAAATGGGACGTCAGATCGCGGCAGGAACATTGCCTACGCCCGATGATGACGATGAGGCGACCAAATATGAGATCGCCGATGATTTGCTGTCTGCGGCTGGTCTTGAATGGTACGAAATCAGCAATTGGGCACGGCCTGGTTATGAATCGCAGCATAATCTCGGCTACTGGCGCAATATCGACTGGGCCGGACTTGGACCGGGTGCGCACAGCCACTATGGCAATGTGCTGGATGTCGAACAGTCCACGCCGAAGGAAAAAACCGAAACAGTCAAAACTTCGGGCTTGCGCAGCTGGGATATCGCACATCCGCGCATGTGGGGCCAGGCTATCAACGCCGGCGATATGCCATGGTCGGGAAGCGAACGAATCTCCAACGAGGAAAACCTCGAAGAAATCATCATGCTTGGTCTGCGCATACGTGAGGGCCTTGATTTGAGCCTTCTTGGAAACACGGTTGATATGGCTCGCATCCAACCCATGGAAGACGAAGGTCTCATCGTGATCCGTGACGGACGTGTGATTCCAACCCGAACCGGACGCCTGCTCAACGACACCGTCATCGAGCGTTTCTTCGACGCATGCTCTTTGTAA
- the gltB gene encoding glutamate synthase large subunit, protein MTFHAPLDLTIHDSQGMYDPGAEHDACGVGMVTTLNKRPERKIIDDAIEVLVNLNHRGAVGAEENTGDGAGILMSMPDEFMRATAGVELPEEGHYAAGIAFLDRDIATSGQQEQAIAKIVREEGLEVLAWRVVPTNPDGLGLQALASMPAFKTLVVADPEGQLAGIELDRKTFRIRKRVEHEVGIYFASLSARTITYKGMLTTMQLKPFFLDLSDERMKAKIAIVHSRFSTNTFPSWPLAQPFRQLAHNGEINTIQGNRNWLSAREGRLSSELLGEFKPLLPIATPGYSDSGTFDECLELLHLSGRSMPHAISMMLPPAWEKNDQLDPDVRAFYEYNNTLIEPWDGPAHIIFTDGTQVGALLDRNGFRPGRWQLTDDGYIVLASETGVLPENAEEHIVSKGRLEPGKMFLVDTNEGRIIPDEEIKKSLASQHPYRQWVECNTVEMSQLPKREHVNHSGQSVQRRQRAFGYTEEDLKLLLAPMANTGKEPLGSMGNDAPMAALSSRSRMLFDYFTQKFAQVTNPPLDWEREKIVTCLESAIGPEPNLLADSELHAKKILIPLPVLNSDEMAQLKRLDRAKILGSYYKPFVVKGLYQVAGGGKALKERLDEIFQEVDEAIENGSNFLVLSDRDSNYTWGPIPSLLLTSAVQHHLLRRHTRTQISMVVEAGDVREIHHVALLIAYGAAAVNPYLAFESVEDLSRKGYLSVDAETAVKNLTNALSTGVLKIMAKMGVSTIMSYRGAQLFEAIGLNKDVINEYFTGTTSRVGGVGLDELAEEVAIRHRVAYPSQWTARPHRNLRTGGEYKWRRTGEDHLNDPEAIFLLQQSTQRGDYDMFKKYSAHINDTSNRLMTLRGLMKFKSDRKPIDISEVEPASEIVKRFSTGAMSYGSISQEAHETLAIAMNTIGARSNSGEGGESEDRINDPLRYSKIKQIASARFGVTSDYLVHATDLQIKLAQGAKPGEGGHLPGAKVPPWIAKVRHATPGVELISPPPHHDIYSIEDLKQLINDAKMANPKARVHVKLVSEFGVGTIAAGVAKCHADVVLISGYDGGTGAAPLNAIKHAGTPWEIGLSETQQTLVLNGLRSRITVQCDGELKTGRDVVIAALLGAEEFGFATAALIVEGCVMMRACQKNTCPQGIATQDPELRARFKGKPEHVINFFMFIAEEVRELLAQLGFRTLEEAVGHVECLDQNEAIKRWKSDGIDLSNVLMQPGPVPGTILHQTIEQNHELDKALDNKLIELAQPALEKKEPVRIEMPIRNVYRTLGTMVGYEITKRYGEEGLPDDTIDMTFHGAGGQSIGAFIPRGETIRIYGEVNDYAGKGLSGGRMIVRPEACITFDSHENVIAGNVTGFGATSGQMFVAGRAGERFGVRNGGATFVVEGVGDHGCEYMTGGTVVILGTTGRNLGAGFSGGHVYVLDLDMKQVNPVAATNGALLFEPLDSESDEIVYGLVKQHAEETGSAFAAGLLADWKNASRRFTHIVPKHFLAMQKAMKNAEENNIDFNTPGVWEQVYEQVMEGAR, encoded by the coding sequence GTGACTTTCCACGCCCCGTTAGATCTCACGATCCATGATTCCCAAGGTATGTACGATCCCGGCGCCGAGCACGACGCCTGCGGCGTGGGTATGGTCACCACCCTCAACAAGCGCCCGGAACGCAAGATCATTGACGATGCCATCGAAGTGCTCGTCAATCTCAATCACCGTGGTGCGGTCGGCGCCGAGGAGAACACCGGTGACGGCGCAGGCATCCTCATGAGCATGCCAGACGAGTTCATGCGCGCCACCGCAGGCGTGGAATTGCCTGAAGAAGGCCATTACGCGGCCGGCATCGCGTTCCTCGACCGTGACATCGCCACCTCCGGCCAGCAAGAGCAGGCTATCGCCAAGATCGTGCGCGAAGAAGGCCTTGAAGTACTCGCATGGCGCGTCGTACCCACCAACCCGGACGGACTCGGACTACAGGCGCTCGCCAGCATGCCCGCGTTCAAGACGCTGGTCGTGGCCGACCCTGAAGGACAGCTCGCCGGCATCGAACTGGACCGCAAGACGTTCCGCATCCGTAAGCGCGTGGAACATGAGGTGGGCATCTACTTCGCGTCCCTGTCCGCACGTACCATCACCTACAAGGGCATGCTCACCACCATGCAGCTCAAGCCCTTCTTTCTGGACCTTTCCGATGAGCGCATGAAGGCGAAGATCGCCATCGTGCACTCCCGCTTCTCCACCAACACGTTCCCGAGCTGGCCGCTCGCACAGCCGTTCCGTCAGCTGGCCCACAACGGCGAGATTAACACCATCCAAGGCAACCGCAACTGGCTGTCCGCACGTGAAGGCCGCCTGAGCTCCGAGCTGCTCGGCGAATTCAAGCCGCTACTGCCGATCGCGACCCCAGGCTACTCCGATTCCGGCACGTTTGACGAATGCCTCGAACTGTTGCACCTGTCCGGCCGTTCCATGCCACATGCCATCTCCATGATGCTGCCGCCGGCATGGGAGAAGAACGACCAGCTTGACCCCGACGTCAGGGCGTTCTACGAGTACAACAACACGCTGATCGAACCGTGGGACGGTCCGGCGCACATCATCTTCACCGACGGCACCCAGGTCGGTGCGCTGCTCGACCGCAACGGCTTCCGCCCCGGTCGCTGGCAGCTCACCGACGACGGCTACATCGTGCTCGCATCCGAAACCGGCGTACTTCCGGAGAACGCCGAAGAGCACATCGTATCCAAGGGCCGCCTGGAGCCGGGCAAGATGTTCCTCGTCGACACCAACGAAGGCCGCATCATTCCCGACGAAGAAATCAAGAAGTCCCTCGCATCCCAGCATCCGTACCGCCAGTGGGTCGAATGCAACACCGTCGAGATGAGCCAGCTGCCCAAGCGAGAGCATGTCAACCACTCCGGCCAGTCTGTGCAGCGCCGCCAGCGCGCATTCGGCTACACTGAAGAGGATCTGAAGCTGCTGCTCGCCCCTATGGCCAACACCGGCAAGGAACCACTCGGATCCATGGGCAACGACGCGCCTATGGCCGCTCTCTCTTCCCGCAGCCGCATGCTGTTCGACTACTTCACCCAAAAGTTCGCGCAGGTCACCAACCCGCCGCTTGACTGGGAACGCGAAAAGATCGTGACCTGCCTCGAATCTGCCATCGGCCCCGAGCCGAACCTGCTGGCCGATTCCGAACTGCACGCCAAGAAGATCCTCATTCCGCTACCGGTGCTCAACTCTGACGAAATGGCGCAGCTCAAGCGCCTTGACCGAGCCAAGATCCTCGGCAGCTACTACAAGCCGTTCGTCGTCAAGGGCCTCTATCAGGTCGCAGGCGGCGGCAAGGCTCTGAAGGAACGTCTCGACGAGATCTTCCAGGAAGTCGACGAAGCCATCGAAAACGGATCCAACTTCCTCGTGCTCTCCGATCGCGACTCCAACTACACGTGGGGGCCGATCCCGTCGCTGCTGCTCACCTCCGCGGTGCAGCACCATCTGCTGCGCAGGCACACGCGCACCCAGATCTCCATGGTCGTCGAGGCCGGAGATGTGCGTGAGATCCACCATGTCGCTCTGCTGATTGCCTACGGTGCGGCGGCCGTCAACCCGTATCTGGCGTTCGAATCCGTTGAAGACTTGTCACGCAAGGGCTATCTCAGCGTCGATGCCGAAACCGCGGTGAAGAACCTGACCAACGCGCTGTCCACCGGCGTGCTCAAGATCATGGCCAAGATGGGCGTCTCCACCATCATGAGCTACCGTGGCGCGCAGCTGTTCGAAGCCATCGGCCTGAATAAGGACGTCATCAACGAATACTTCACCGGTACCACCTCCCGCGTCGGCGGCGTCGGACTCGACGAGCTGGCCGAAGAGGTCGCCATCCGTCACCGCGTCGCCTACCCGTCGCAGTGGACCGCACGCCCGCATCGCAACCTGCGTACCGGCGGCGAATACAAGTGGCGTCGTACCGGCGAGGACCACCTCAACGATCCTGAGGCCATCTTCCTGCTGCAGCAATCCACCCAGCGTGGCGATTACGACATGTTCAAGAAGTATTCGGCGCACATCAACGACACCTCCAACCGTCTGATGACGCTGCGCGGCCTGATGAAGTTCAAGTCCGATCGCAAACCGATTGACATCAGCGAAGTCGAGCCGGCCAGCGAGATCGTCAAGCGTTTCTCCACCGGCGCCATGAGCTACGGATCCATCTCCCAGGAGGCGCACGAGACCCTCGCCATCGCCATGAACACCATCGGCGCACGTTCCAACTCCGGCGAAGGCGGAGAATCCGAAGACCGCATCAACGATCCGCTGCGTTACAGCAAGATCAAGCAGATCGCATCGGCGCGCTTCGGCGTGACCAGCGACTATCTGGTGCATGCCACCGATCTGCAGATCAAGCTCGCCCAAGGTGCCAAGCCGGGCGAAGGCGGCCACCTTCCGGGAGCCAAGGTCCCGCCGTGGATCGCCAAGGTCCGTCACGCGACCCCGGGCGTCGAGCTCATCTCTCCGCCGCCGCACCATGACATCTATTCCATCGAGGATCTGAAGCAGCTGATCAACGATGCGAAGATGGCGAATCCAAAGGCCCGCGTCCACGTCAAGCTCGTCTCCGAATTCGGCGTCGGCACCATCGCGGCCGGCGTTGCCAAGTGCCATGCCGACGTGGTGCTGATTTCCGGTTACGACGGTGGCACCGGCGCGGCTCCGCTCAACGCTATCAAACACGCTGGTACCCCATGGGAGATCGGCCTGTCCGAAACCCAGCAGACGCTCGTACTCAACGGCCTGCGTTCGCGTATCACCGTGCAATGCGATGGCGAGCTCAAGACCGGACGTGACGTGGTGATCGCAGCCCTGCTTGGTGCCGAGGAGTTCGGCTTCGCCACCGCGGCGTTGATCGTCGAAGGCTGTGTCATGATGCGTGCCTGCCAGAAGAACACCTGCCCGCAGGGCATCGCCACCCAGGACCCCGAACTGCGCGCACGCTTCAAAGGCAAGCCGGAGCACGTCATCAACTTCTTCATGTTCATCGCCGAGGAAGTACGCGAGCTACTCGCACAGCTTGGCTTCCGCACCTTGGAGGAGGCCGTCGGCCATGTCGAATGCCTCGACCAGAACGAAGCGATCAAGCGTTGGAAGTCCGACGGCATCGATTTGAGCAACGTGCTCATGCAGCCGGGACCGGTTCCGGGAACCATCCTGCATCAGACCATCGAGCAGAACCACGAACTCGACAAAGCGCTCGACAACAAGCTCATCGAGCTTGCGCAGCCGGCCCTCGAGAAGAAGGAGCCGGTGCGCATCGAGATGCCGATCCGCAACGTGTACCGTACGCTCGGCACCATGGTCGGCTACGAGATCACCAAGCGCTACGGTGAGGAAGGTCTGCCGGATGACACCATCGACATGACCTTCCACGGTGCAGGCGGCCAGTCCATCGGCGCGTTCATTCCGCGCGGCGAAACCATCCGCATATACGGCGAAGTCAACGACTACGCGGGTAAGGGACTGTCCGGTGGACGCATGATCGTGCGTCCGGAAGCGTGCATCACCTTTGATTCGCATGAGAACGTGATCGCAGGCAATGTCACCGGTTTCGGTGCCACCTCCGGCCAGATGTTTGTGGCGGGCCGCGCCGGCGAACGTTTCGGCGTGCGCAACGGCGGTGCCACCTTCGTGGTGGAAGGCGTCGGCGACCACGGATGCGAATACATGACCGGCGGCACCGTCGTGATTCTCGGCACCACGGGCCGTAACCTCGGCGCAGGCTTCTCCGGCGGACACGTGTATGTGCTCGATCTCGACATGAAGCAGGTCAATCCGGTAGCCGCCACCAATGGCGCACTGTTGTTCGAACCGCTCGACAGTGAGTCGGACGAAATCGTGTATGGCCTGGTCAAGCAGCACGCGGAAGAGACCGGCTCTGCATTCGCAGCCGGACTGCTCGCCGACTGGAAGAATGCATCCAGGCGATTCACACACATCGTGCCGAAGCACTTCCTCGCCATGCAGAAGGCGATGAAGAACGCCGAAGAGAACAATATCGATTTCAATACGCCCGGCGTCTGGGAACAGGTGTACGAGCAGGTTATGGAAGGAGCGCGCTGA